The proteins below are encoded in one region of Limnohabitans sp. 63ED37-2:
- a CDS encoding demethoxyubiquinone hydroxylase family protein, producing MNNPAPPEHPSHQLSRHMVREMRSDHAGETGAVYIYKGITAVARWRQDAQLLAFAKEHGDTEAEHLRLLEAWLPAYQPSRLLVPWCIAGWLTGALPALFGRRAVYGTIAAVETFVDVHYQQQIDHLQVHGGPEGLLPLLQRCQADEQHHRDEAAALAGPKKSWLLRLWCAVVGSGSAAAVVLARRV from the coding sequence GTGAACAACCCCGCACCTCCTGAACACCCTTCTCACCAACTGTCACGGCACATGGTGCGTGAGATGCGCTCTGACCACGCCGGCGAAACCGGTGCGGTCTACATTTACAAAGGCATCACCGCCGTGGCCCGCTGGCGACAAGATGCCCAGTTGCTGGCCTTTGCCAAAGAACACGGCGACACCGAAGCCGAACACCTGCGATTGCTTGAAGCTTGGTTGCCCGCTTACCAGCCAAGCCGTCTGTTGGTGCCTTGGTGCATCGCAGGCTGGCTGACCGGGGCGCTGCCCGCACTGTTCGGTCGACGCGCCGTTTACGGCACCATCGCCGCGGTCGAGACCTTTGTGGACGTGCATTACCAACAGCAAATCGACCACCTGCAGGTGCACGGCGGCCCCGAAGGCCTGCTGCCTTTGCTGCAGCGCTGCCAGGCCGACGAACAACACCACCGCGACGAAGCCGCCGCCTTGGCAGGCCCCAAAAAATCTTGGCTTTTGCGCCTGTGGTGCGCCGTGGTCGGCTCCGGATCAGCGGCTGCGGTTGTGTTGGCTCGGCGCGTTTAA
- a CDS encoding rhodanese-like domain-containing protein translates to MSACLKRFLTAMVIVVGLQGCSPEVALPNVSLEQARVEHEAGKVLMIDIREPQEHATGVAQGVVLLPMSQVAQRVAEIPKQADQPVLLICNTQNRSRAVTEALQEQGFTNIRYVKGGMSEWAQRGWPMVKPQDLVGPPKS, encoded by the coding sequence ATGTCTGCATGCTTGAAGCGTTTTTTAACCGCGATGGTGATTGTTGTAGGTTTACAAGGCTGCAGCCCCGAAGTGGCACTGCCCAACGTATCTCTGGAGCAAGCCCGTGTCGAGCATGAGGCGGGCAAGGTGTTGATGATCGACATCCGTGAGCCCCAAGAGCACGCCACGGGTGTGGCCCAAGGCGTGGTTTTGCTGCCCATGAGCCAGGTGGCGCAGCGCGTGGCCGAGATTCCTAAGCAAGCCGATCAACCGGTTTTGTTGATCTGCAACACCCAAAACCGCTCGCGTGCTGTGACCGAGGCGCTGCAAGAGCAGGGTTTCACCAACATTCGTTATGTCAAAGGCGGCATGAGCGAGTGGGCCCAGCGTGGCTGGCCCATGGTCAAGCCACAAGACTTGGTGGGACCGCCTAAATCTTGA
- a CDS encoding carboxymuconolactone decarboxylase family protein translates to MSTFDHPGLMQDINECLVPFRKSQPDAMKGFGQLAQAAMAEGALSTKHKELMALAIGVTQRCSGCIGFHVKALIKLGATRAELEEMLAVCVYMGGGPALMYAAEAVKAWDDLQAAQA, encoded by the coding sequence ATGAGCACGTTTGACCACCCCGGCTTGATGCAAGACATCAACGAATGCCTGGTCCCGTTTCGCAAAAGCCAGCCCGACGCAATGAAAGGCTTTGGCCAATTGGCTCAGGCGGCCATGGCGGAGGGTGCGTTGAGCACCAAACACAAGGAGCTGATGGCACTTGCGATTGGCGTCACACAGCGCTGCTCGGGTTGCATCGGTTTTCACGTCAAAGCCTTGATCAAACTCGGGGCCACGCGGGCCGAGCTGGAGGAAATGCTGGCGGTGTGCGTGTACATGGGCGGCGGCCCGGCCTTGATGTACGCGGCAGAAGCTGTCAAAGCCTGGGATGACCTTCAGGCAGCGCAGGCTTGA
- a CDS encoding OsmC family protein, protein MSEKRISVTLTQQHDYRFDIRFDDSMPVVTSDEPAPLGTGLGPSPVQLLCAAVGNCLSDSLLFALRKFKQAPEPLRCEVQAEVGRNVDGRMRVLEMAANLHLGVSAARLEQLERVLGQFEGFCTVTQSVGQGIPIQVRVLDADGVVLKS, encoded by the coding sequence ATGAGCGAAAAACGCATTTCGGTCACGCTGACCCAGCAGCACGATTACCGATTCGACATCCGTTTTGACGACAGCATGCCGGTGGTGACCAGCGACGAGCCCGCGCCCTTGGGCACGGGCCTGGGGCCGTCGCCCGTGCAGTTGCTCTGTGCCGCTGTGGGCAATTGCCTGAGCGATTCGTTGCTGTTTGCCTTGCGCAAATTCAAACAAGCCCCCGAGCCTTTGCGCTGCGAGGTGCAAGCTGAAGTGGGTCGAAATGTCGATGGCCGCATGCGCGTGTTGGAGATGGCGGCCAATTTGCACTTGGGGGTAAGCGCCGCTCGGCTCGAGCAGCTAGAGCGTGTGTTGGGCCAGTTCGAAGGTTTTTGTACCGTCACCCAAAGTGTGGGGCAGGGCATTCCGATCCAGGTCCGGGTGCTCGACGCCGATGGCGTGGTGCTCAAGTCCTGA
- a CDS encoding metal-sensitive transcriptional regulator — MSRIVNAEKKKNLCARLARIEGQLRGLQKLIEADADCEKIAQQMAAARKALDKSFFSMVGCMIEQGDQSPEHVAEMLTKFA; from the coding sequence ATGAGCCGCATCGTGAACGCCGAGAAAAAGAAAAACCTGTGCGCCCGCTTGGCACGCATTGAAGGGCAGCTTCGCGGCTTGCAAAAACTCATCGAAGCCGATGCCGATTGCGAAAAGATCGCCCAACAAATGGCCGCCGCCCGCAAGGCGCTGGACAAATCCTTTTTCTCCATGGTCGGCTGCATGATCGAGCAAGGGGACCAGTCGCCGGAGCACGTGGCGGAAATGTTGACCAAATTCGCCTGA
- a CDS encoding ArsR/SmtB family transcription factor: MKNLPAKALEQIAAYFQALSEPTRLQILNLLREAEHNVGELAQLSGYSSANVSRHLSYLAQHGIVARESRGASVFYKVSDPSIYALCDLVCANIARQYEQTSSDRALFSPG; encoded by the coding sequence ATGAAAAACTTGCCAGCCAAAGCACTTGAACAGATTGCTGCCTACTTCCAGGCGCTGTCTGAGCCAACACGCCTGCAAATCCTCAATCTGCTGCGCGAGGCTGAACACAATGTGGGCGAGTTGGCCCAGTTGTCGGGCTACTCCTCGGCCAACGTGTCGCGCCACCTGTCTTACCTGGCCCAACACGGCATCGTGGCCCGCGAAAGCCGTGGCGCGAGTGTGTTCTACAAAGTGAGCGACCCCTCCATCTACGCCCTGTGCGACTTGGTCTGCGCCAACATCGCGCGGCAATACGAACAAACCTCCAGCGACCGGGCCTTGTTCTCGCCGGGTTAA